One Gloeothece verrucosa PCC 7822 DNA window includes the following coding sequences:
- a CDS encoding DUF3038 domain-containing protein encodes MSDSISIIDSKPTILDVLPNLPISGQRCAIRLQQQLDLMLLAIEALDLEATTHIIETVTELGLEEIINNRITLWRLRCSNPWRRSYTRSVLTVQQAKALAIIISHRAKYLSVSIRQLLLAEQQMRNKGLPVDNNFLISEYLERFRSHFRSRMNPRRAKVMVCLAIEDELNELALALLNQLLFCTGTTGMQRFWISLFDGEVA; translated from the coding sequence ATGTCCGATTCTATTTCTATTATCGATTCCAAACCTACTATTTTAGATGTCCTGCCCAATTTACCGATTTCAGGACAACGTTGTGCCATTCGTCTGCAACAGCAGCTAGATTTAATGCTATTAGCTATCGAAGCCTTAGATTTAGAAGCAACCACTCATATTATCGAAACAGTAACTGAATTAGGCCTCGAGGAAATAATCAACAATCGTATTACTTTATGGCGTTTGCGTTGTTCTAATCCCTGGCGGCGTTCCTACACGCGCTCTGTCCTCACTGTACAACAAGCTAAAGCCCTAGCGATTATTATCAGTCATCGGGCTAAATATTTGAGTGTATCAATTCGACAACTACTGTTAGCCGAACAACAAATGCGAAATAAAGGATTACCTGTAGATAACAATTTTCTCATATCTGAATATCTAGAAAGATTTCGCTCTCATTTCCGCAGCCGCATGAATCCTCGTCGTGCTAAGGTAATGGTGTGTCTAGCGATCGAAGATGAGTTAAATGAACTCGCTTTAGCTCTGCTGAATCAGTTATTATTTTGTACAGGAACTACGGGTATGCAACGATTTTGGATTAGTTTATTTGATGGGGAAGTGGCCTAA
- a CDS encoding adenine phosphoribosyltransferase, which translates to MDIKSLIRNIPDFPKPGIVFRDITTLLSHPEGLRYTIDTLTQKSIEANFRPDYVVGMESRGFLFGVPLAYQLNAGFIPVRKPGKLPAAVHTIEYDLEYGSDKLEIHQDALSSHHRVLIVDDLMATGGTARATAQLLDKIGCEVLGFAFIIELKELGGRQRLPDLPIITLVEY; encoded by the coding sequence ATGGATATTAAATCACTCATTCGTAATATTCCCGATTTCCCTAAACCCGGTATCGTTTTTCGTGATATTACAACGCTGTTGAGTCATCCGGAAGGATTACGTTACACGATCGATACTTTAACTCAAAAATCTATTGAGGCTAATTTCCGTCCTGACTACGTTGTGGGAATGGAGTCTCGAGGTTTTTTATTTGGAGTTCCTTTAGCCTATCAACTTAATGCGGGTTTTATTCCTGTCCGCAAACCGGGTAAGTTGCCGGCGGCGGTTCATACCATTGAATATGACCTAGAATACGGTTCTGATAAGCTAGAAATTCATCAAGACGCTTTATCCTCTCATCATCGCGTTTTGATTGTCGATGACTTGATGGCGACGGGAGGAACCGCTAGAGCAACAGCGCAGTTGTTGGATAAAATTGGCTGCGAAGTCTTGGGTTTTGCTTTTATCATTGAGTTGAAAGAGTTGGGCGGTCGTCAAAGACTTCCTGACCTACCGATCATTACTTTAGTTGAGTATTAG